From the bacterium genome, the window TCATGAACCCCCTCGCGGCGGCCGCCCGGGCCGCCATCGCCAAGGTTCGCGACGGTGGCGGCATGCTCTCAATGGACCTCTCATCGGTCGCCGGCTTGAACGAATACGGCCCGGCGCGAATGGCTTACGACCTCGCTCGCCTGGCGCCCGAGCTGCTGTTTGCGACCGTGGCCGAAGCCACAACCATCGGCGTCCCGCTGGCGGACCTGGCCCAGGTGCCGGTGGTCAAGCTGGGCGCGTCAGGGTGCAGGGTTTTCGGCCAAGAGATACTCGCGCCACCGGTGGATGAGATCGACGCCACCGGCGCCGGCGACGCTTTCGCGGCGGCATTCTGCGCCGCGTGGCTGCACGGCGCACCGCCGATCGAGGCCGCCCGACGCGCTGTGGTCGTGGCCTCGGAGGCGGTCGCCCGAGTCGGGGCCCGGCCCTGAGTGGGCTCCGAACCCAAGGTTCGAGGGGCGTGCCGGGATCGCCGATGAGCGACCTGCTGCAGATCTCGCCCGAGGTCGCCGAGGCACTGGACCGGCGGCGACCCGTGGTCGCGCTGGAGACGTCGATCGTCGGCCAGGGACTGCCGCCGCCTCACAACCTGCGAGCGGCTCGTGGGTGCGAGGCGGCGATCCGCGAATCGGGGGCCGTGCCCGCGACCGTGGCGGTGCTCGACGGCCGGCTCCGCGTCGGGCTGTCCGACGCCGAGCTGGAGCGAATCGCCGCCGGCGCGGTCAAGGTGAGTTCGCGCGACCTCGGGCCGGCGCTGGCGTATCGCGAGGTGGGCGCCACGACCGTGGCGGCGACGATGCGAGCGGCGGCGATGGCGGGGATTCGCTTCTTCGCCACCGGCGGTATCGGCGGCGTCCACCGCGGTCACGCCGAAGACCAGTCGGCCGACCTGGAGGAATTGGGCCGGACCCCGGTTGCGGTTTTCTGCGCCGGCGCCAAGATAATCCTCGACCTGGCTCTCACCCTCGAGCGGCTCGAAAGCCTTTCGGTGCCGGTGCTCGGCTACGGCTGCGATGAGCTGCCCGCCTTCTACAGCCGGCGCAGCGGCTGCAGGGTGAGCGCACGCGTCGACGGTCCGGAGCAGACGGCACAGGTGCTGCGTGCGGCATGGGAAACCGGCGCGCGCGGGATCGTGGTCGCGGTACCCCCGCCCTTCGATCTCGAGGGTGCTGAGGAGATGGCGCGGCGGGCGGCACGCGAGCTCGCCGGTGTCGCCGGGTCGGAGCTCACCCCCCGCCTGCTCGCACGGATGGCCGAGCTCTCGGGCGGACGCTCGATCGACCTAAACGTCGACCTCGCGGTCAACAACGCGCGGGTCGCCGCCGGCGTCGCCGCATCGGTCCGGTAAGGCGTCCGGCCGTACCGGCGGGCCGAAACCGACCCGCCGGGTCAGATCGACTGCCTTACCGCGACGCCATCTTCAGCAGCCCGAAAGCCGCGCCTTGGGGATCAGAGAGGATCGCGAAGCGTCCCCCCGGGAACTCCTGCGGCGCCAGCATTTCACGCCCGCCGTGATCGATGGCCTTGTTGAAGGCCTGGTCGACGTCGTCGACCGCAAAATAGACCATCCAGTAAGACGGCACCTCCGCCGGCACCATCGGGTTCATCTCCATGCCGCCGGCGATGCTCTCGTCGCCCAGCTTGAACTCCGTGTACGGCGGCGCGCCCTCGCCCATGTTGCTTTCCTTCTGGGTCCAGCCGAACACACTGGAGTAGAACGGCTTCGCCCTCTCGACTCCGCGCGCATTGAGCTCGGCCCACGCAAACGAGTTCGGGGCATACATCACGTCCGCGCCCTGCATCTCGTCAGGCTGCCAGACCGAGATGAACGCTCCGATCGGATCCTGGAAGACCGCCATGCGGCCCGACTTCAACACGTCGAAAGGCGGCGCCACGACCTTGCCGCCCGCAGCCTCAACTTTCTTGGCGATCCCTTCCGCATCGCGCGTGCCGATGTACACCATCCACGCCGATGTGCCCTCCGGCTGCGCCGGTCCGATTCCGGCCACGTGCTTGTCGCCGAGCTTGGCCAGGGCATAGCCGCCCGCCGCCGGGTCCGTCGCCACATCAACCTTCCAGCCGAAGAGCTTTGAGTAATAGTCTCGAGACGCGGCCGCATCCGTACTCGATAGGTCAACCCACACCGGTGCGCCTGCGACAAACGTCTTTGCGTCTGGCATCTCAATACCTCCTGAAGATTCTGGCCGACGCTTGTTCCCATTGTGCCACCGCTTGGCGTGCCATCACCGCCTTCGCCGAGGTGGCGAGTTGAAGGTCGCTCAGTGCCAGCCGGAGGACTCGAAGCCCGCCTCCAGCCAGTCGATGATCCCGCCCACCTTGGCCCAGTCTTCCGCCTTGCGAGCCTGGATGAGCTCGCGTAGCGCCGGCGGCTCGATCGACAGCAGCGCCTCGGAGCCATAGCTCGCATAGCGGACGAGTGCGTGATGCACGACCGACTCGTAGCTGAGGCCGGCGCTGCGGGCGAGGTTCTCGATCGTGGCGCGGGGGTCGGCCAGGCGTGATTGCGCGACC encodes:
- a CDS encoding VOC family protein, with protein sequence MPDAKTFVAGAPVWVDLSSTDAAASRDYYSKLFGWKVDVATDPAAGGYALAKLGDKHVAGIGPAQPEGTSAWMVYIGTRDAEGIAKKVEAAGGKVVAPPFDVLKSGRMAVFQDPIGAFISVWQPDEMQGADVMYAPNSFAWAELNARGVERAKPFYSSVFGWTQKESNMGEGAPPYTEFKLGDESIAGGMEMNPMVPAEVPSYWMVYFAVDDVDQAFNKAIDHGGREMLAPQEFPGGRFAILSDPQGAAFGLLKMASR
- a CDS encoding pseudouridine-5'-phosphate glycosidase, with amino-acid sequence MSDLLQISPEVAEALDRRRPVVALETSIVGQGLPPPHNLRAARGCEAAIRESGAVPATVAVLDGRLRVGLSDAELERIAAGAVKVSSRDLGPALAYREVGATTVAATMRAAAMAGIRFFATGGIGGVHRGHAEDQSADLEELGRTPVAVFCAGAKIILDLALTLERLESLSVPVLGYGCDELPAFYSRRSGCRVSARVDGPEQTAQVLRAAWETGARGIVVAVPPPFDLEGAEEMARRAARELAGVAGSELTPRLLARMAELSGGRSIDLNVDLAVNNARVAAGVAASVR